The following proteins come from a genomic window of Acuticoccus sediminis:
- a CDS encoding ABC transporter permease, protein MSTVTSTPAKRGLARSVAGVFTGQPFSFYAAIVLLSATAAVALLTPLLPSYDPYGQDLFAGYLEPFQTADGPSGKFYLLGADALGRDYLSRIAVATRVSGFIGLAAVAISLVIGVTLGLVAGFFRGPLEQAIMGLADLQLAIPRILLLIAVTAVVGPSILNLTLLLGFTSWVSYGRVARAMALSLREREFVLSAKTQGASWRWNIWHHLLPNVLPQMIIVGSYELGTIIIIESSISYLGLGIQPPLPSLGLMIAEGQSYLQLNPWMAVLPGIVLFMMIAGVQFFSQRFTSEGRAQSFGG, encoded by the coding sequence ATGAGCACCGTGACCTCGACCCCGGCCAAGCGCGGCCTCGCCCGTTCCGTCGCCGGCGTCTTCACAGGACAGCCGTTCTCCTTCTACGCGGCCATCGTCCTGCTCTCGGCGACGGCGGCGGTGGCACTGCTGACGCCGCTCCTGCCGAGCTACGACCCGTACGGGCAGGACCTCTTCGCCGGCTACCTCGAGCCGTTCCAGACCGCGGACGGGCCGAGTGGCAAGTTCTACCTCCTCGGCGCCGACGCGCTGGGGCGCGACTACCTCAGCCGCATCGCCGTCGCGACGCGCGTCTCGGGCTTCATCGGTCTCGCGGCGGTGGCGATCAGCCTCGTCATCGGCGTGACGCTCGGCCTCGTCGCGGGCTTCTTCCGCGGTCCGCTCGAGCAGGCGATCATGGGCCTCGCCGACCTGCAGCTCGCGATCCCGCGCATCCTTCTGCTGATCGCCGTCACCGCGGTGGTGGGGCCGAGCATCCTCAACCTCACCCTCCTCCTCGGCTTCACGAGCTGGGTTTCCTACGGCCGCGTCGCCCGCGCGATGGCGCTGTCGCTGCGCGAGCGCGAGTTCGTGCTGTCGGCCAAGACGCAGGGCGCCTCGTGGCGGTGGAACATCTGGCACCACCTCCTGCCCAACGTGCTGCCGCAGATGATCATCGTCGGCTCCTACGAGCTCGGCACGATCATCATCATCGAGTCGTCCATCAGCTATCTCGGCCTCGGCATCCAGCCGCCGCTGCCGAGCCTCGGCCTGATGATCGCCGAGGGGCAGAGCTACCTGCAGCTCAACCCTTGGATGGCCGTGCTGCCCGGCATCGTCCTCTTCATGATGATCGCCGGCGTCCAGTTCTTCTCCCAGCGCTTCACCTCCGAGGGGCGCGCGCAGAGTTTCGGAGGCTGA
- a CDS encoding ABC transporter permease, translating to MLRFLMRRVAQAALTILGVLTVSFFLVRLSGDPAALLLSEHATAEDVLKLRTELGLEEPLWWQFLLFLQKAAVGDLGTSLRQHVPATSLVLDRLPATLELAFTAFALGILIAFAAVLAIRLTGSQRLRTAVMWTAFFRQAIPVFFFGLLMILIFSVVLQWLPSRGRGGIEHLILPALTLATFEVALYLRLLDSAFGEEQSQDYVRTARSKGQSRRMIILRHMLPNALLPLITVAGINLGILLGGTIITESVFSWPGMGRLVVDAVVQRDYPVVIAGVVVASLLFVTINLVVDLLYGILDPRVRLS from the coding sequence GTGCTGAGGTTCCTGATGCGCCGCGTCGCTCAGGCGGCGCTGACGATCCTGGGCGTGCTGACGGTCTCGTTCTTCCTCGTGCGCCTCTCCGGCGACCCGGCGGCCCTCCTCCTGTCCGAGCACGCGACCGCCGAGGACGTCCTCAAGCTGCGCACCGAGCTCGGCCTCGAGGAGCCGCTCTGGTGGCAGTTCCTCCTCTTCCTGCAGAAGGCGGCCGTCGGCGACCTCGGCACGTCGCTGCGCCAGCACGTCCCGGCGACCAGTCTGGTCCTCGACCGGCTGCCGGCCACGCTCGAGCTCGCCTTCACTGCCTTCGCCCTGGGCATCCTGATCGCGTTCGCGGCAGTCCTCGCGATCCGCCTCACCGGCAGCCAGCGTCTGCGCACTGCGGTGATGTGGACGGCCTTCTTCCGCCAGGCGATCCCGGTCTTCTTCTTCGGCCTGCTGATGATCCTGATCTTCTCGGTCGTGCTGCAGTGGCTGCCCTCGCGCGGACGCGGCGGGATCGAGCACCTCATCCTGCCGGCCCTGACGCTCGCGACGTTCGAGGTGGCTCTCTACCTGCGCCTGCTCGATTCGGCGTTCGGTGAGGAGCAGAGCCAGGACTACGTGCGGACCGCCCGCTCCAAGGGGCAGTCGCGGCGGATGATCATCCTGCGCCACATGCTGCCCAACGCGCTGCTGCCGCTGATCACCGTCGCCGGTATCAACCTCGGCATCCTGCTCGGCGGCACGATCATCACCGAGTCTGTGTTCTCCTGGCCCGGCATGGGGCGGCTTGTCGTCGACGCGGTGGTCCAGCGCGACTACCCGGTGGTGATCGCCGGCGTCGTCGTCGCCTCGCTCCTCTTCGTGACGATCAACCTCGTTGTGGATCTCCTCTACGGCATCCTCGATCCCCGGGTGCGCCTCTCATGA
- a CDS encoding acyl-CoA dehydrogenase family protein produces MTTADDEQLVLQSVDAFCERHLTPAEVQRRDEAHTPANDLLVPMAEMGLIRAPFPEAVGGIDLPWSSMCKVQERLSYSAYFAGSILNRVLSFGIMPLMAHGTEAQKDALLPGLFDGQRVIALALTEPDVGSDARAVKTRAVRKGDGWVLNGRKTWISDAGGASHLLTLCRTPEEGERSLTAFLVPTDAPGIAMTTLPKVGNNCMPSYDIGLDDVPVADEWRLADVGKGFAAVTSALIYSRASQAATNVGLAQSAADLATQYARERHQFGRAIGEFQVIKHRLVDMHTEVMKARLMVRELARRIDMGEEPLEIAAMAKITATEALQFVVNHGMQIMASAGYSMDSAMQRHWRDARLFTFGEGSNEIQREIIAKVLRIP; encoded by the coding sequence ATGACGACCGCGGATGACGAACAGCTCGTCCTTCAATCCGTCGATGCCTTCTGCGAGCGTCATCTGACACCGGCCGAGGTGCAGCGGCGGGACGAAGCGCACACGCCGGCGAACGATCTCCTGGTGCCGATGGCCGAGATGGGCCTCATCCGCGCGCCGTTCCCGGAGGCGGTCGGCGGCATCGACCTGCCGTGGTCGTCGATGTGCAAGGTGCAGGAGCGGCTCTCCTACAGCGCCTATTTCGCCGGCTCGATCCTCAACCGGGTGCTCTCCTTCGGCATCATGCCGCTGATGGCGCACGGGACGGAGGCGCAGAAGGACGCCCTCCTGCCGGGCCTCTTCGACGGGCAGCGCGTCATCGCGCTGGCGCTCACCGAACCCGACGTCGGGTCGGACGCGCGGGCGGTGAAGACGCGCGCCGTGCGGAAGGGCGACGGCTGGGTGCTGAACGGCCGCAAGACCTGGATCAGCGACGCGGGCGGGGCCTCGCACCTCCTCACCCTGTGCCGTACGCCGGAGGAGGGGGAGCGCTCGCTCACCGCCTTCCTCGTGCCGACCGACGCGCCGGGCATCGCGATGACGACGCTGCCGAAGGTGGGCAACAACTGCATGCCGTCCTACGACATCGGCCTCGACGACGTGCCGGTGGCGGACGAGTGGCGGCTGGCGGACGTCGGCAAGGGCTTCGCTGCGGTCACCTCGGCGCTGATCTACTCGCGCGCCAGCCAGGCGGCGACCAATGTCGGCCTCGCCCAGTCCGCCGCCGACCTCGCCACGCAGTATGCGCGCGAGCGGCATCAGTTCGGCCGCGCGATCGGCGAGTTTCAGGTGATCAAGCACCGCCTCGTCGACATGCACACCGAGGTGATGAAGGCGCGGCTGATGGTGCGCGAGCTGGCCCGCCGGATCGACATGGGCGAGGAGCCGCTGGAGATCGCCGCGATGGCCAAGATCACCGCGACCGAGGCGCTGCAGTTCGTGGTCAACCACGGCATGCAGATCATGGCGAGCGCGGGCTACTCGATGGACAGCGCCATGCAGCGGCACTGGCGCGATGCGCGCCTCTTCACCTTCGGCGAAGGGTCCAACGAGATCCAGCGCGAGATCATCGCCAAGGTGCTGCGGATCCCCTGA
- a CDS encoding alpha/beta fold hydrolase codes for MTRDTKPPIRRGFVDIDEGQVHYRTAGEAHDGLPLVMIHPSPGSSLMLVPLMQRLARTRRVVALDTLGNGDSAPPRHLTRDILPYADAHARALAALGIDRFDLYGSHTGGNIACEIAIAHKDRVHRMILDGMSVYAPEEQADLLENYAPGITVDQSGGHIHWIFNFVRDTYLFWPWYKRDKAHVRDVGLPPADVLHDKVIEVLKAARTYHLPYQSALAYDKEARLPLVDVPTLLSVAATDMLAVYFDAVAALLPGAQHLRTPGVSTEGDAETTVAGFLSFLDGR; via the coding sequence ATGACACGAGACACCAAACCGCCCATCCGCCGCGGCTTCGTCGACATCGACGAGGGTCAGGTGCACTACCGCACCGCCGGCGAGGCCCACGACGGGCTGCCGCTCGTCATGATCCACCCCTCCCCGGGCTCGTCGCTGATGCTGGTGCCGCTGATGCAGCGCCTGGCGCGGACGCGGCGCGTTGTGGCGCTGGACACGCTCGGCAACGGCGACTCCGCCCCGCCGCGGCACCTGACGCGCGACATCCTCCCCTACGCCGACGCCCATGCCCGCGCCCTCGCCGCGCTCGGCATCGACCGGTTCGACCTCTACGGCAGCCACACCGGCGGCAACATCGCCTGCGAAATCGCCATCGCCCACAAGGACCGCGTGCACCGCATGATCCTCGACGGCATGTCGGTCTACGCACCCGAGGAGCAGGCGGACCTGCTGGAGAACTACGCGCCGGGAATCACCGTCGACCAGAGCGGCGGGCACATCCACTGGATCTTCAATTTCGTGCGCGACACGTACCTGTTCTGGCCCTGGTACAAGCGGGACAAGGCGCACGTGCGCGACGTCGGCCTGCCGCCGGCTGACGTGCTGCACGACAAGGTGATCGAGGTGCTGAAGGCGGCGCGGACGTACCACCTGCCGTACCAGTCGGCGCTCGCCTACGACAAGGAGGCGCGCCTGCCGCTGGTCGACGTGCCGACGCTCCTCTCGGTCGCCGCGACCGACATGCTCGCGGTCTACTTCGACGCCGTCGCCGCGCTGCTGCCCGGGGCGCAGCACCTCAGGACGCCGGGCGTCTCCACCGAGGGGGACGCCGAGACGACCGTCGCCGGCTTCCTCTCCTTCCTGGACGGCCGGTAG
- a CDS encoding GntR family transcriptional regulator has protein sequence MPIEAIEKRASLSDIAMERLVDAVSRGELVPGERFQEAALARQLGISRGPLREAIRRLEGRNLLVRVPHVGVMVASPSPEEILDLFMMREALEGLACRLAAERMTDGELDEIDAVLARHGEQPDVTSGNGYYQFPGDQDFHYRIIRGSRSARLEELLLGELYHFMRIFRYQSSVEPGRAQAAHTEHVDVARALRRRDPDAAEAAMRLHTAHARLSIARAVEQARARHGDNRDRGGTDRGNKDQE, from the coding sequence ATGCCAATCGAAGCGATCGAGAAGCGGGCCTCGCTGAGCGATATCGCCATGGAACGGCTGGTCGATGCCGTTTCGCGCGGCGAGCTCGTCCCGGGGGAACGCTTCCAGGAGGCGGCGCTCGCCCGCCAGCTCGGGATCAGCCGCGGGCCGCTGCGCGAGGCGATCCGCCGGCTCGAGGGCCGCAATCTCCTCGTGCGCGTCCCGCACGTCGGCGTCATGGTCGCTAGCCCCTCGCCGGAGGAGATCCTCGACCTCTTCATGATGCGCGAGGCGCTGGAGGGGCTCGCCTGCCGCCTCGCCGCCGAGCGCATGACCGACGGCGAACTCGACGAGATCGACGCCGTCCTCGCCCGGCACGGCGAACAGCCCGACGTGACCTCCGGCAACGGCTACTACCAGTTCCCCGGCGACCAGGATTTCCACTACCGGATCATCCGCGGCAGCCGCTCGGCGCGCCTCGAGGAGCTGCTCCTCGGCGAGCTGTACCATTTCATGCGGATCTTCCGTTACCAGTCGAGCGTCGAGCCCGGCCGGGCGCAGGCCGCCCACACCGAACACGTCGACGTCGCCCGGGCCCTGCGCCGGCGGGATCCGGACGCGGCCGAGGCCGCGATGCGCCTCCACACGGCGCATGCCCGCCTCTCGATCGCCAGGGCCGTCGAACAGGCGCGGGCCCGGCACGGCGACAACAGGGATCGCGGCGGCACGGACCGCGGCAACAAGGACCAGGAGTGA
- a CDS encoding isocitrate lyase/PEP mutase family protein, which yields MGSDHARSLKQAVAERRALLVPGVMNALAARVADDMGFEALYVTGAGVTNAYLGLPDVAFLTLTQLADHVAAIRNITDKPLLVDGDTGFGNAVNVWHTVRTLEQAGASAIQLEDQDFPKRCGHFDGKSVITAAEMEQKVRSAVDARRDENLQIIARTDAYAIHGLDAAVERAERYVAAGADIVFVEAPKRPEEIGEIVRRVSAPHLVNMVIGGKTPPMSYEDLSAAGAAIVLYANASLQGAILGMQTALGQLRTTKVISEADGVVAPFSERQRLVGKDLVDEMDTRYGVAADAS from the coding sequence ATGGGATCAGACCATGCCCGCAGCCTGAAGCAGGCGGTCGCGGAACGGCGCGCGCTGCTCGTCCCGGGCGTGATGAACGCGCTCGCAGCCCGCGTTGCGGACGACATGGGCTTCGAGGCGCTCTACGTCACCGGCGCCGGCGTCACCAACGCCTACCTCGGCCTTCCGGACGTCGCCTTCCTGACGCTGACCCAGCTCGCCGACCATGTCGCCGCGATCCGCAACATCACGGACAAGCCGCTCCTCGTCGACGGTGACACCGGCTTCGGCAACGCGGTCAACGTGTGGCACACCGTGCGCACCCTGGAGCAGGCCGGGGCGAGCGCCATCCAGCTCGAAGACCAGGACTTCCCCAAGCGCTGCGGCCACTTCGACGGCAAATCCGTCATCACCGCCGCCGAAATGGAGCAGAAGGTCCGCTCCGCCGTCGACGCGCGGCGGGACGAGAACCTCCAGATCATCGCCCGCACGGACGCCTACGCCATCCACGGCCTCGACGCCGCGGTCGAGCGGGCCGAGCGCTACGTCGCCGCCGGCGCGGACATCGTCTTCGTCGAGGCGCCGAAGCGGCCGGAGGAGATCGGCGAGATCGTGCGCCGGGTGTCCGCCCCGCACCTCGTCAACATGGTGATCGGCGGGAAGACGCCGCCGATGTCCTACGAGGACCTCTCCGCCGCGGGGGCCGCGATCGTGCTCTACGCCAACGCGTCGCTGCAGGGCGCGATCTTGGGGATGCAGACGGCGCTCGGCCAGCTCCGCACGACGAAGGTGATCAGCGAGGCCGACGGCGTGGTCGCCCCGTTCTCCGAGCGCCAGCGCCTCGTCGGCAAGGACCTCGTCGACGAGATGGACACCCGCTACGGCGTCGCGGCCGACGCTTCCTGA
- a CDS encoding amidohydrolase family protein, with translation MNIDDLVAIDVHTHAERSCRQPADTFWQPYEDAANRYFKVGERPTIAETIAYYRERRIGLVMFCVDSESTIGNRRISNLEVAEAAAENADIMMAFASIDPHKGMMGVREARELIEAGLIRGFKFHPTLQGFFPNDPMAYKLYEVIAEHRLPALFHSGHSGIGTGMPGGGGLRLKYSNPMHLDDVAADFPDMTVIIAHPSWPWQDEALSVCLHKPNVYIDLSGWRPKYFPPQLVQFANTQLKRKMLFGTDYPLIAPDAWIEDFRAAGFREEVHPLILKENAVRALGLAPSGRG, from the coding sequence ATGAACATCGACGACCTCGTCGCCATCGACGTCCACACGCACGCCGAGCGCTCCTGCCGGCAGCCGGCGGACACGTTCTGGCAGCCCTACGAGGACGCGGCGAACCGATACTTCAAGGTCGGCGAGCGGCCGACCATCGCCGAGACGATCGCCTACTACCGGGAGCGCAGGATCGGGCTCGTCATGTTCTGCGTCGACAGCGAGTCGACGATCGGCAACCGGCGCATCTCCAACCTCGAGGTGGCGGAGGCGGCGGCCGAGAACGCGGACATCATGATGGCGTTCGCCTCCATCGACCCGCACAAGGGGATGATGGGCGTGCGCGAGGCACGCGAGCTGATCGAGGCCGGGCTCATCAGGGGCTTCAAGTTCCACCCCACCCTGCAGGGCTTCTTCCCCAACGACCCTATGGCCTACAAGCTCTACGAGGTGATCGCCGAGCACAGGCTGCCGGCGCTCTTCCACTCCGGCCATTCGGGGATCGGCACGGGAATGCCGGGCGGCGGCGGGCTGCGCCTGAAGTACTCCAACCCGATGCACCTCGACGACGTCGCCGCCGATTTCCCGGACATGACGGTGATCATCGCGCACCCGTCCTGGCCGTGGCAGGACGAGGCGCTGTCGGTCTGCCTGCACAAGCCGAACGTCTACATCGACCTCTCGGGCTGGCGGCCGAAGTACTTTCCGCCACAGCTCGTGCAGTTCGCGAACACGCAGCTCAAGCGCAAGATGCTGTTCGGCACCGACTATCCGCTGATCGCGCCCGACGCATGGATCGAGGACTTCCGGGCCGCCGGCTTCCGCGAGGAGGTCCACCCGCTGATCCTGAAGGAGAACGCCGTGCGGGCCCTCGGCCTGGCGCCATCCGGGAGGGGATGA
- a CDS encoding crotonase/enoyl-CoA hydratase family protein, translating to MDSLPGSLSLTVEDEVAILTLSRPEKRNALNMETVAGLAAFFAAPPEGVKAAVLDAAGPHFCAGLDLSEMTSIHTPMASVTHSRAWHRAFHEIEFGMIPVVSVMHGAVVGGGLELAASTHVRVAEASAYYGLPEGQRGLFLGGGGSVRISRLIGAHRVMELMLTGRTLSSEEGLALGLSHYRVADGEGRALAVDLARRIASNSAESNFAIIQSLPRIAASAPETGLMMESLTASFAEGSPETQARLAAFLEKRAGKVTRD from the coding sequence ATGGACAGCCTACCGGGCTCCCTCTCGCTGACCGTCGAGGACGAGGTCGCGATCCTCACCCTGTCGCGCCCCGAAAAGCGGAACGCGCTCAACATGGAGACGGTGGCGGGCCTCGCAGCCTTCTTCGCCGCCCCGCCGGAGGGCGTGAAGGCGGCGGTGCTGGACGCGGCCGGACCGCACTTCTGCGCCGGTCTCGACCTCTCCGAAATGACGTCGATCCACACCCCGATGGCCTCGGTCACCCACTCGCGCGCCTGGCACCGGGCCTTCCACGAGATCGAGTTCGGCATGATACCGGTGGTGTCGGTGATGCACGGCGCGGTGGTCGGCGGCGGGCTCGAGCTCGCCGCTTCCACGCACGTGCGCGTCGCCGAGGCGTCCGCCTACTACGGTCTGCCGGAGGGGCAGCGCGGGCTCTTCCTCGGCGGCGGCGGCTCGGTGCGCATCAGCCGGCTGATCGGCGCGCACCGAGTGATGGAGCTGATGCTGACCGGCCGCACGCTGTCCTCGGAGGAGGGTCTCGCACTCGGCCTCAGCCACTACCGGGTGGCCGACGGCGAGGGCCGCGCGCTCGCCGTCGACCTCGCCCGGCGGATCGCATCCAACTCGGCCGAGAGCAACTTCGCGATCATCCAGTCCCTCCCCCGGATCGCCGCCAGCGCGCCGGAGACGGGTCTGATGATGGAGTCCCTGACGGCCTCCTTCGCGGAGGGCTCGCCCGAGACGCAGGCACGGCTCGCCGCCTTCCTGGAGAAGCGGGCCGGAAAGGTGACGCGGGACTAA
- a CDS encoding 3-hydroxyacyl-CoA dehydrogenase NAD-binding domain-containing protein gives MSERTIGRVAVIGTGVIGASWVSNFLAQGLTVTATDPADGAEERLRAAVAAHWPALTEIGLAATADPGKLTFFASPEEAAEGADLVQENGPERVDMKRTLFAALDEAAPEHAILATSTSTIMVSEFQDACARHPERVILAHPFNPPHLIPLVEVGGGAATAPEVVARAMDFYRAIGKHPIHLKREARGHVSNRLQIALWREAFHIVQSGIASVEDVDAAIAHGPGLRWALLGPFLNIHLSGGPGGIRGLLEGPLGKATTDMWAELGNPTFDAAMVDALADGVAEELASRDVDAMMEARNRLLIELVRDKAAAKALP, from the coding sequence ATGAGCGAGCGTACGATCGGACGGGTGGCGGTGATCGGCACCGGCGTCATCGGAGCGAGCTGGGTGAGCAACTTCCTGGCGCAGGGCCTCACGGTGACGGCGACCGACCCGGCCGACGGCGCCGAGGAGCGACTGCGCGCAGCGGTCGCCGCACACTGGCCGGCGCTGACCGAGATCGGCCTCGCGGCGACCGCCGATCCCGGCAAGCTCACCTTCTTCGCCTCGCCGGAGGAGGCCGCCGAGGGTGCCGATCTCGTCCAGGAGAACGGTCCCGAGCGGGTCGACATGAAGCGCACGCTCTTCGCCGCGCTCGACGAGGCCGCCCCCGAGCACGCGATCCTCGCGACGAGCACGTCCACCATCATGGTGAGCGAGTTCCAGGACGCCTGCGCCCGGCACCCCGAGCGCGTCATCCTCGCCCACCCGTTCAACCCGCCGCACCTCATCCCGCTGGTGGAGGTCGGCGGCGGCGCGGCGACGGCGCCCGAGGTCGTGGCCCGCGCGATGGACTTCTACCGCGCGATCGGCAAGCACCCCATCCACCTGAAGCGGGAGGCGCGCGGCCACGTCTCCAACCGGTTGCAGATCGCACTGTGGCGGGAGGCGTTCCACATCGTGCAGTCCGGGATCGCCAGCGTGGAGGACGTGGACGCCGCGATCGCCCACGGTCCGGGCCTGCGCTGGGCGCTCCTCGGCCCCTTCCTCAACATCCACCTCTCCGGCGGCCCCGGCGGCATCAGGGGGCTGCTCGAGGGCCCGCTCGGCAAGGCGACGACGGACATGTGGGCCGAACTCGGCAACCCGACCTTCGACGCCGCGATGGTCGACGCCCTGGCCGACGGCGTCGCCGAGGAGCTCGCCTCCCGCGACGTCGACGCGATGATGGAGGCGCGCAACCGCCTGCTCATCGAGCTGGTGCGCGACAAGGCGGCCGCCAAGGCCCTTCCCTGA
- a CDS encoding SMP-30/gluconolactonase/LRE family protein, protein MKRTLCAIAALCLAPALAAHAQTADGDVPALPVTADMKSPVPIPPAEKSLPTITAKEWFKVSDDGMQLEGPVFAPNGDLIFCEVFEGRIFRLTPDMQLSEVLGKNELRPAGIEVDKDGTLYVAELGNFDDEGSVVKVSPDGASVEEIVPRSAGYLADDLVFDRDGGFYFTDFKGGSTRPDGGVYYVGPEGGEPVQVIPNVAIGNGIGLSPDGKTLWFTELAKGRLHKVSLANATTVAPFGAVVAYQFTGPAPDSLRTDQDGNVYVAMYTQGRIMVFNKNGFPIGQILVPGRDEGHNLRTTSMVIKPGTDDMYIFTNDWDGGEGSTIFHAKALAPASTPYAYQD, encoded by the coding sequence ATGAAACGCACCCTCTGTGCGATCGCGGCCCTGTGCCTCGCGCCAGCCCTCGCCGCCCACGCTCAAACCGCTGACGGCGACGTTCCCGCCCTCCCCGTCACCGCGGACATGAAGAGCCCGGTGCCGATCCCGCCCGCCGAGAAGAGCCTGCCGACGATCACCGCGAAGGAGTGGTTCAAGGTCTCCGACGACGGCATGCAGCTCGAAGGGCCGGTGTTCGCGCCCAACGGCGACCTCATCTTCTGCGAGGTGTTCGAGGGGCGCATCTTCCGCCTGACGCCGGACATGCAGCTCAGCGAAGTGCTCGGCAAGAACGAGCTCCGCCCCGCCGGCATCGAGGTCGACAAGGACGGAACGCTCTACGTCGCCGAGCTCGGCAACTTCGACGACGAGGGCTCCGTCGTGAAGGTGTCCCCGGACGGCGCATCGGTCGAGGAGATCGTTCCGCGCAGCGCCGGCTACCTCGCGGACGACCTCGTGTTCGACAGGGACGGCGGGTTCTACTTCACCGACTTCAAGGGCGGCTCCACCCGGCCGGACGGCGGCGTCTACTACGTCGGACCCGAGGGCGGCGAGCCGGTTCAGGTGATCCCGAACGTCGCCATCGGCAACGGCATCGGCCTCAGCCCGGACGGCAAGACGCTCTGGTTCACCGAGCTCGCCAAGGGCCGGCTCCACAAGGTGAGCCTGGCGAACGCCACCACCGTCGCCCCGTTCGGCGCCGTGGTCGCCTACCAGTTCACCGGCCCGGCGCCCGATTCGCTGCGCACCGACCAGGACGGCAACGTCTACGTCGCCATGTACACGCAGGGGCGCATCATGGTGTTCAACAAGAACGGCTTCCCGATCGGCCAGATCCTCGTCCCCGGCCGCGACGAGGGGCACAACCTTCGCACCACGTCGATGGTGATCAAGCCGGGCACCGACGACATGTACATCTTCACCAACGACTGGGACGGCGGCGAAGGTTCGACGATCTTCCACGCCAAGGCGCTCGCGCCGGCCTCCACGCCCTACGCCTACCAGGACTGA
- a CDS encoding TRAP transporter large permease — translation MSPNVILVAMFAGLAIFLLTGLPVAFVLGGLSILFIVLFWDPNALIIVVLQIFDTMRSESLLAIPLYIFMAILLQRSGVIEDLYRAMEMWFGRLRGGLAVGTVVICVVMAAMTGVVGAAVTAMGILALPEMLRRGYDPKLATGTICASGTLGILIPPSILTIVYAVTAQVSIGTMLIAGIVPGILLATLYTGYILISAWLDPTKAPAPADMPDVTWRKKLGVLTTLILPTAIIVMVLGSIFFGIATPTEAAAVGVAGAALAAALRGKLRLSMLTDASMETLKATSMILWITVGAKAYVAIFTSLGGADALLGAIEGLEVSPYLVLAAMMLILIFLGTVLDEIGIILLTVPVFLPVVHSLGFDQVWFGVLFAMTIQMGYISPPFGYTLFYIKATLPPQLTMATVYRGILPFFLLQFVGLLILVAFPKLATFLPALMVN, via the coding sequence GTGAGCCCTAACGTCATCCTGGTGGCGATGTTCGCAGGACTCGCCATCTTCCTCCTGACCGGCCTTCCGGTCGCCTTCGTCCTCGGCGGCCTGTCGATCCTCTTCATCGTCCTCTTCTGGGACCCGAACGCCCTCATCATCGTCGTCCTGCAGATCTTCGACACGATGCGGTCGGAGTCCCTGCTCGCCATCCCGCTCTACATCTTCATGGCGATCCTGTTGCAGCGCTCCGGCGTGATCGAGGATCTCTACCGGGCGATGGAGATGTGGTTCGGCCGCCTGCGCGGCGGTCTCGCGGTGGGCACCGTCGTCATCTGCGTCGTCATGGCGGCGATGACCGGCGTCGTCGGCGCGGCGGTGACGGCGATGGGCATCCTCGCGCTGCCGGAGATGCTGCGGCGCGGCTACGATCCGAAGCTCGCCACCGGCACCATCTGCGCCTCGGGCACGCTCGGCATCCTGATCCCGCCATCGATCCTGACGATCGTCTACGCGGTGACCGCGCAGGTCTCGATCGGCACCATGCTGATCGCCGGCATCGTTCCGGGCATCCTGCTCGCCACCCTCTACACCGGCTACATCCTCATCTCCGCCTGGCTGGACCCGACGAAGGCGCCCGCGCCTGCCGACATGCCGGACGTCACCTGGCGCAAGAAGCTCGGCGTGCTGACGACGCTGATCCTGCCGACGGCAATCATCGTGATGGTGCTGGGGTCGATCTTCTTCGGCATCGCGACGCCGACCGAGGCGGCGGCCGTCGGTGTCGCCGGCGCGGCGCTGGCGGCGGCGCTGCGGGGCAAGCTGCGCCTGTCGATGCTGACGGACGCGTCGATGGAGACGCTGAAGGCCACCTCGATGATCCTCTGGATCACGGTGGGCGCGAAGGCGTACGTCGCGATCTTCACCTCGCTCGGCGGTGCCGACGCGCTGCTCGGCGCGATCGAGGGTCTCGAAGTGAGCCCCTACCTGGTGCTCGCGGCGATGATGCTGATCCTCATCTTCCTGGGCACCGTGCTCGACGAGATCGGCATCATCCTGCTCACGGTGCCGGTCTTCCTGCCGGTGGTTCACAGCCTCGGCTTCGATCAGGTGTGGTTCGGCGTCCTCTTCGCGATGACGATCCAGATGGGCTACATCTCGCCGCCGTTCGGCTACACGCTCTTCTACATCAAGGCCACGCTGCCGCCTCAGCTCACGATGGCGACGGTGTATCGCGGTATCCTGCCGTTCTTCCTTCTTCAGTTCGTCGGCCTCTTGATCCTGGTCGCCTTCCCCAAGCTTGCGACCTTCCTGCCGGCACTGATGGTCAACTAG